One Chaetodon trifascialis isolate fChaTrf1 chromosome 12, fChaTrf1.hap1, whole genome shotgun sequence DNA window includes the following coding sequences:
- the wars2 gene encoding tryptophan--tRNA ligase, mitochondrial, whose protein sequence is MALPVRTNLKQLFSFIQKFNSSKRFLCAGARTANKEPSGSERVFSGIQPTGVPHLGNYLGALENWVALQDQYPSVLYSIVDLHSITLPQEPAQLRTNIVDMAASLLACGIDPERAILFQQSQVSEHTELSWIISCLTSMPRLRHLPQWKMKSKQKNEGSVGLYTYPVLQTADILLYKSTHVPVGEDQIQHLELAQDLARIFNSRYGDLFPEPAALLSSTRKVKSLRDPSAKMSKSDSQTMATITITDSPDDIALKVRRAVTDFTSEVSFDPETRPGVSNLVTIHSAMAKISVEEAVAQARGLDTGAYKRLVTEAVIQRLTPIREEIERLRSDRAYLEGVLAQGTRRARELAAPVLKEVRQRVGFC, encoded by the exons GAGCCTTCAGGAAGTGAGCGTGTATTCTCAGGGATCCAGCCAACCGGGGTGCCCCACCTGGGCAACTACCTGGGTGCCCTGGAGAACTGGGTGGCCCTGCAGGACCAGTATCCTTCGGTGCTCTACAGCATTGTGGACCTGCACTCCATCACCCTGCCTCAGGAACCAGCCCAGCTCCGGACCAACATAGTGGACATGGCAGCCAGCCTGCTGGCCTGTGGCATTGACCCGGAGAGGGCAATACTCTTCCAGCAGTCTCAG GTGTCCGAGCACACTGAGCTCTCCTGGATCATCAGTTGTCTGACCAGCATGCCCCGCCTCCGACACCTGCCGCAGTGGAAG ATGAAGAGCAAACAAAAGAATGAAGGCAGCGTTGGTCTCTACACATATCCTGTCCTCCAGACTGCTGATATTCTCCTCTACAA GTCCACTCACGTCCCCGTCGGAGAGGATCAGATCCAGCATTTAGAGCTGGCTCAGGATCTCGCTCGCATCTTCAACAGCCGCTACGGAGACTTGTTCCCTGAACCCGCCGCCCTGCTca GTTCCACACGAAAGGTCAAATCCCTCCGTGACCCTTCTGCCAAAATGTCGAAATCTGACTCCCAAACGATGGCGACGATCACCATCACAGACTCTCCCGATGACATCGCCCTCAAGGTTCGCCGTGCTGTCACTGACTTCACCTCTGAGGTCTCCTTTGACCCTGAGACACGGCCTGGTGTGTCCAACCTGGTGACGATCCACTCCGCCATGGCGAAGATCAGTGTGGAGGAAGCGGTGGCCCAGGCCAGAGGACTGGACACAGGCGCCTATAAGAGGCTTGTAACTGAGGCTGTGATCCAGAGGTTGACGCCCATCAGAGAGGAGATCGAGAGGCTGAGGTCGGACCGTGCTTACCTGGAGGGAGTGCTGGCCCAGGGGACCCGCAGGGCCCGGGAACTGGCTGCACCGGTCCTCAAAGAGGTCCGACAGCGAGTGGGATTCTGCTGA